The following proteins are encoded in a genomic region of Cyclonatronum proteinivorum:
- a CDS encoding metallophosphoesterase, with the protein MADIQYDLIGDIHGHVLELRQLLEKLGYRETGESYIHPDKNRKPLFVGDYIDRGEESVEVLDLVMHMEQNGRARALMGNHEYNALCFHSTGSSGEPLRSHNDKHIKQHEETLSALDRHATSFSAYRDWLFSLPLFYEDDEFRAVHACWDDTRIAYLRDRMGGSRIKESLLEESAQRGSELYEAVEIVLKGREIDLPDGQFFYDKDGHIRYNMRIRWWENPVESTYNGLRVKPDCDCGDMPVPRDLLPDLWYYKPDQKPVFFGHYWLEGQPALFRENVCCLDYSVGKQGTLLQPTPGTASQS; encoded by the coding sequence ATGGCAGACATTCAATACGACCTCATCGGGGATATTCACGGGCATGTGCTCGAACTGCGGCAGCTGCTTGAAAAACTCGGCTACCGCGAAACCGGGGAGAGCTACATCCATCCCGACAAAAACCGAAAGCCCCTGTTTGTGGGCGACTACATTGACCGCGGGGAGGAATCGGTCGAGGTGCTCGACCTTGTAATGCACATGGAGCAAAACGGCCGCGCCCGCGCCCTGATGGGCAACCATGAGTACAATGCGCTGTGCTTCCACAGTACCGGCAGCTCGGGTGAGCCGCTGCGCTCCCATAACGATAAACACATCAAACAGCATGAAGAGACTTTGAGCGCGCTTGACCGGCACGCAACCTCTTTTTCGGCTTACCGCGACTGGCTCTTCTCCCTCCCCCTGTTTTATGAGGATGATGAATTCCGGGCCGTTCACGCCTGCTGGGATGACACCCGCATTGCGTACCTGCGTGACCGCATGGGCGGCAGCCGAATAAAAGAATCCCTGCTGGAAGAATCCGCCCAACGCGGTTCCGAACTGTATGAGGCGGTGGAAATCGTGCTCAAAGGCCGCGAGATAGATTTGCCCGATGGGCAGTTTTTTTACGACAAAGACGGGCACATCCGCTATAACATGCGCATCCGCTGGTGGGAAAATCCTGTGGAATCCACCTACAACGGACTGCGCGTAAAACCCGATTGCGACTGCGGCGATATGCCTGTCCCCCGCGACCTCCTCCCCGACCTCTGGTATTACAAACCGGATCAAAAGCCCGTCTTTTTCGGTCACTACTGGCTCGAAGGTCAGCCCGCGCTCTTCCGCGAAAACGTGTGCTGCCTGGATTACAGCGTTGGCAAACAAGGCACCCTCTTGCAGCCTACACCTGGGACGGCAAGCCAGAGCTAA